One segment of Acropora muricata isolate sample 2 chromosome 8, ASM3666990v1, whole genome shotgun sequence DNA contains the following:
- the LOC136925156 gene encoding membrane-bound transcription factor site-2 protease-like isoform X2 — protein sequence MSSIILILGFWTFVFICNALLKNYRKYSIRYRDFLENNGVTLSICQVRWYTTRFNRSFVKFVQVQPYMLHLWFSFGVFVGALLMISSVVILCLTLYKAFTQNAPDQVLTPVMPGVNVPWSQVLYYLITLTISGIFHEFGHAISAVREQVRVNGFGMFFMLIYPGAFVDLYTEHLTVISPLRQLRIFCAGVWHNAVLVLVGLLLLWSLPFLLAPFYVTGQGAVVFSVLKESPLYGSIEPGDTILSLYGCQVYNKQDWYHCISKTLSAPQHGYCSDLLTITRKKSSQGGFYSRGVYHCCKNSTSSRFCFKYVSLSHSKGFACLPARSTMQSRKFCNLPTDCDGPGDKVCVHPSLDNSSRLMKIIRSTGSDVLYVGDPLLLQYTGDDN from the exons ATGTCTAGCATCATCCTCATTCTTGGTTTCTGGACCTTTGTATTCATTTGCAATGCTTTGTTGAAG AATTACAGGAAATACTCAATTAGGTACAGagattttctggaaaacaatgGCGTAACTCTGTCGATATGTCAAGTGCGATGGTACACAACAAGGTTCAACAGATCATTTGTGAAGTTTGTTCAAGTACAGCCGTATATGTTACACTTGTGGTTCTCTTTTGGTGTTTTTGTGGGTGCCCTGTTGATGATCTCCTCTGTTGTGATTCTTTGTTTGACACTGTACAAAGCCTTCACACAAAATGCTCCAGACCAAGTCTTGACACCTGTG ATGCCAGGCGTTAATGTTCCTTGGAGTCAAGTGCTGTATTACCTTATCACACTCACAATAAGTGGTATTTTTCATGAATTTGGACATGCCATTTCAGCTGTTAG GGAACAAGTTCGTGTAAATGGATTTGGTATGTTTTTTATGCTCATCTATCCTGGTGCCTTTGTAGATCTCTACACCGAACATTTAACTGTCATATCACCCTTGCGGCAACTGAGGATCTTTTGCGCTGGTGTGTGGCACAATGCTGTTCTTGTGCTGGTCGGCTTGCTGCTCCTTTGGtctttgccatttttgttggcCCCATTTTATGTGACTGGTCAGGGTGCTGTGGTATTCAGTGTACTTAAA GAATCACCATTATATGGCAGCATTGAACCTGGTGACACAATCTTGTCTCTGTATGGATGTCAGGTTTATAACAAACAAGACTGGTATCACTGCATCAGTAAAACACTAAGTGCTCCTCAACATGGTTATTGCTCAGACTTGCTGACAATAACCAGAAAAAAATCATCACAAG GTGGATTTTACTCTAGAGGTGTGTATCACTGCTGTAAAAACTCAACATCTTCAAGATTCTGTTTCAAATATGTCTCTCTAAGTCACTCAAAG GGCTTTGCATGTCTTCCAGCCAGAAGCACGATGCAGTCCAGGAAATTCTGCAATTTACCAACAGACTGTGATGGGCCAG GGGACAAAGTCTGTGTTCATCCATCCCTGGACAACTCCAGTCGCCTTATGAAGATTATACGAAGTACAGGTTCAGATGTCCTCTATGTTGGTGATCCTTTACTACTTCAGTACACAG
- the LOC136925163 gene encoding E3 ubiquitin-protein ligase arc-1-like, with product MYEKKEMMCPLCYSRYGTGYPQRIPRYLDCRHTFCTECLLKLQDLQGSVIECPCCKLRTLLPPNGVDGLEKNMDLLQAVLRSEEEEQKLCNFCIHKVYPPKPATFFCPNCDVFMCGSCSDEIHSQLEFRCHSVCRASAAKDVTEDMELEKWKISSRPLSSSSFLSKRSSGLRPSSSNSSRPSSSLLNYAAIPECSVHKEMTKYYCRNCRCLCCESCYRFGNHKNHNCFQVHEAEERERKALVRLQTQVEQHGEKFIKARGEVQKAIEDVNKNTIAVKDMARRFYRELRTAIDQAEKLLMEDIEKRTGAKLKALNEQLSQMIEISSLATTACRNCDNALSMDYFEMLLMKKDVETEMMDALELLCEINPTAKGDLGCQFPNHENLLGSIRTCAKLVLPPGPPEKLICRKTDDYKVHVKWDPPENNLFLYPVVGYILQSSSGPDNSFVDIYKGSETSLIIDKSAAELPVGKQVQFRVCAINLIGVGPWGFPYGLKVPV from the exons AtgtatgagaaaaaagaaatgatgtgTCCTTTGTGTTACAGTCGCTATGGAACAGGATATCCACAGCGTATCCCTCGCTATCTGGATTGCAGACATACATTCTGCACAG AATGCCTTTTGAAACTTCAAGATTTGCAAGGCTCAGTCATAGAATGTCCTTGCTGTAAACTGCGAACCTTGTTGCCTCCCAATGGTGTTGATGGACTTGAAAAAAACATGGATCTTTTACAAGCTGTTCTGCGTTCAGAAGAGGAGGAGCAAAAATTATGCAATTTCTGTATTCACAAAGTTTATCCACCAAAGCCTGCAACCTTCTTCTGTCCGAATTGTGATGTGTTCATGTGTGGCAGTTGCTCAGATGAGATTCACTCGCAACTAGAGTTTCGTTGCCATAGTGTTTGCCGAGCAAGTGCAGCTAAAGATGTTACAGAAGACATGGAACTTGAAAAATGGAAGATATCTTCACGTCCATTATCCAGCAGTTCATTTTTGAGCAAACGTTCTTCTGGTTTGAGGCCATCATCAAGCAACAGCAGCAGACCTTCCAGTTCTTTATTAAATTATGCTGCCATACCTG AATGTTCTGTTCACAAAGAGATGACAAAATACTACTGTCGGAATTGCAGATGCCTTTGTTGCGAGTCTTGTTATCGTTTTGGTAACCACAAGAACCACAACTGCTTTCAGGTGCATGAAGCTGAGGAACGTGAAAGGAAAGCTTTGGTTAGATTACAAACGCAAGTGGAGCAACATGGTGAAAAATTCATCAAGGCTCGTGGAGAAGTGCAGAAGGCTATAGAAGATGTAAATAAAAACACTATAGCTGTGAAAGATATGGCAAGGAGATTTTACAGGGAACTACGCACAGCCATTGATCAAGCAGAGAAACTACTGATGGAAGATATTGAAAAAAGAACTGGAGCAAAATTAAAAGCTTTAAATGAACAACTTAG TCAGATGATTGAGATTTCAAGTCTGGCAACCACTGCATGTAGAAACTGTGACAATGCCCTTAGTATGGATTACTTTGAAATGCTGCTGATGAAGAAGGATGTGGAAACAGAGATGATGGATGCCTTGGAGTTGCTTTGTGAAATTAATCCTACAGCAAAGGGGGATTTAGGATGTCAATTTCCAAATCATGAAAATCTTCTGGGAAGCATCCGAACATGTGCCAAGCTTGTCTTAC CACCTGGACCCCCTGAGAAGCTGATTTGTAGGAAAACAGATGATTACAAGGTGCATGTTAAATGGGATCCACCAGAAAACAACTTGTTTTTGTATCCAGTTGTGGGATACATTTTGCAAAGCAGCTCTG gCCCAGATAACAGTTTTGTAGATATTTACAAAGGAAGTGAAACTTCGTTGATAATTGATAAGAGTGCTGCCGAGTTACCGGTCGGAAAACAAGTACAGTTCCGCGTATGTGCAATTAATCTCATAGGGGTCGGACCCTGGGGATTTCCATACGGTCTAAAAGTACCAGTGTGA
- the LOC136925165 gene encoding uncharacterized protein, producing the protein MATGSHASAMSMGEGERTTVVQIDLPVQPHALGSRLEGSGEEVAGTVNSSRWSDAETMTLLGLWRANYRLIKGKKRNYQEWNMIAREFNRRVAHCSLGPRTGNQCKVRIKNLLAEYNRTKEQLPHSFPYHDILKEIIDNKGVPFNQDDMVTINIPAELGSLATRTEKVVSATPTPHINIPPDNTTPKPLRSIAPAPPTTPLNAPIASSQGGPLPVPVQVYSEGVPQTSTVVATSGVITTEQSVGSEDESSDEDSYTEEMPVVSHKRSHAHWHSTSNDPSSVRKKPRKNPRPVKMAQSRQDDISMIAILREFLEDSRKREEDLFKRILQQQLEAESRYQQFTLDVLKEIGKMFKKE; encoded by the coding sequence ATGGCTACAGGTTCTCATGCGAGTGCAATGTCTATGGGTGAAGGGGAGAGGACAACTGTGGTGCAAATTGACTTGCCCGTGCAGCCCCATGCGCTGGGATCTAGACTCGAGGGCAGTGGTGAAGAAGTAGCAGGGACTGTGAACTCGTCAAGATGGTCTGACGCAGAAACTATGACCCTGCTGGGGTTATGGAGAGCCAACTACCGACTGATTAAAGGCAAAAAGAGAAATTATCAAGAATGGAACATGATTGCACGAGAGTTTAATCGAAGAGTTGCTCACTGCTCGCTAGGCCCCAGGACGGGAAATCAGTGTAAAGTGCGAATAAAGAATCTTCTTGCTGAGTATAACAGGACCAAGGAACAATTGCCACATTCCTTTCCCTACCACGACATCTTGAAAGAGATAATTGACAACAAAGGTGTTCCATTTAATCAAGATGATATGGTGACGATTAACATTCCAGCCGAGCTTGGCTCTCTTGCGACTAGAACTGAAAAAGTAGTTTCCGCCACGCCAACACCGCACATTAACATCCCTCCAGATAACACCACACCCAAACCCTTACGTTCTATAGCCCCAGCACCCCCAACCACACCCTTAAACGCTCCAATAGCGTCCTCACAAGGTGGGCCACTACCGGTTCCTGTGCAAGTGTACAGCGAAGGAGTTCCGCAAACATCGACTGTGGTAGCGACATCCGGAGTGATAACTACAGAGCAAAGTGTTGGAAGCGAAGATGAATCATCAGATGAAGACAGTTACACAGAAGAAATGCCTGTAGTGAGCCATAAACGGTCGCATGCACACTGGCATAGCACGTCCAACGATCCTTCATCAGTGCGGAAAAAACCCAGGAAAAACCCTAGACCCGTTAAAATGGCGCAAAGTCGACAAGATGATATAAGCATGATCGCTATTTTGCGGGAATTTTTGGAGGATAGCCGAAAGAGGGAAGAGGATTTATTCAAGAGAATTCTACAACAACAGTTGGAAGCGGAGAGCAGATATCAACAATTTACACTGGACGTGCTGAAGGAGATAGGAAAAATGTTTAAGAAAGAATGA